A segment of the Aridibaculum aurantiacum genome:
ATAAAGCAGCAGTTCTTCAATACTACTCTTGTAGCAAAAGGAAATTTCAATTCAGGTGAAGTAAGCATTACTGTTCCTGGAGATGAAGACTCAACAGATGTTGTAGGTAAGGCCATTGCGAATATGCGCATCCAACTTCCTGCTTCAGCCTCTGCCAATATCCCTTTTCAGATATATTATGGTCCTAATGATTACCAGGTTCTTAAGCAATATGGAATGGAAATGGAAAGTATTGTGGACCTTGGCTCTGGTGTTTTCTCTTTTGTGAAATACATCAACAGGTACATCATTATGCCGGTGTTCAACTTCTTTGCAAGCTTCATTACCAACTATGGTTGGGTGATTGCCCTGTTGACCATTTTTATTCGCTTGGTTACATCTCCATTAACCTATAGCAGTTACCTAAGTGGTGCTAAAATGAAGGTGCTACGTCCGGAGCTGGATGTTCTGAAGAAGAAGTTTGGTGAAGATCAGCAAGGCTTTGCAATGGAGCAAATGAAGTTGTTTAGAGAAGCCGGTGTTAACCCGCTTGGTGGTTGTATACCTGCTTTGCTCCAGATACCTATCTTCTTTGCCTTGTATAGCTTCTTCAATGCCGAAATATCATTGAGAGGTGCAAACTTCTTGTGGGCAGATGATCTTTCATCTTATGATGTAATACTAAAGTTGCCTATTTATATCTGGGGTTACGGCGATCACGTAAGCTTATTTACGCTTACGGCTGTTATTACCAGTTTCCTTATCTCGTTTTACAATATGAGCATGACACCGGACCAAAACAACCCGGTGATGAAGTACATGCCATATATTTTCCCTTTCATCCTGTTGTTTGTATTCAACAGGCTGCCATCGGCACTTACCTGGTACTATACCGTATCAAACGTTATTACCTTGATCCTTCAGTTCATTATCCAGAACTATATCATCAATCATGATAAGATATTGGCTAAGATCGAAGAGACACGTAAAAAGCCGAAGGTGAAGTCTAAATGGCAGCAGAAGTACGAGGGGATGGTAGAGTCGCAAAAGAAACTCCAGGAACTGAAACAACGATCTTCAGATAAAAAATAGTTGTAGATCAATTACTTTAACGAAGCCTGTGTCAATAGCACAGGCTTTTTCGTT
Coding sequences within it:
- the yidC gene encoding membrane protein insertase YidC, whose product is MQTDKNTVIGFVLLGILFFGYFWFSSQQQQELLKEQRRVEDSIAQVKAKQLPVVDPATARVDSTRRDSMQNVAAAGSFHSAANGTEQLLTVENELIKIVFTNKGGQPKSVELKKFQSADSTNVILAGTDFDHISYNINTTANQSSSTTNLFFNPGTISKSPDGSTVVTFLLPSAEGQSIAHQYVVRPNNYMIDWNVQLQGSDRLLTQNTLNLNWQVLTAQHQRDVRYERTQSRLCYFTDDDYDFTNAATGASETFNKPVKWLSIKQQFFNTTLVAKGNFNSGEVSITVPGDEDSTDVVGKAIANMRIQLPASASANIPFQIYYGPNDYQVLKQYGMEMESIVDLGSGVFSFVKYINRYIIMPVFNFFASFITNYGWVIALLTIFIRLVTSPLTYSSYLSGAKMKVLRPELDVLKKKFGEDQQGFAMEQMKLFREAGVNPLGGCIPALLQIPIFFALYSFFNAEISLRGANFLWADDLSSYDVILKLPIYIWGYGDHVSLFTLTAVITSFLISFYNMSMTPDQNNPVMKYMPYIFPFILLFVFNRLPSALTWYYTVSNVITLILQFIIQNYIINHDKILAKIEETRKKPKVKSKWQQKYEGMVESQKKLQELKQRSSDKK